The following proteins are co-located in the Dietzia timorensis genome:
- a CDS encoding amidohydrolase family protein gives MNQDDHIITRRSMIRAASVTAGAAIAGKTVFAGATAAADTAGADTPAPADPPAGRYRIDMHAHFLPPRYRESLLAHGHFLIGGYPLPEWSPEAAVSFMDDWGIQAQVLSVSDPAVAFVRGAEAHDLARYCNDYASDLIARQGDRFGALATLPMPDVAASISELHHALDVRGLDGVTLLSAYDGIYLGDPRFEPLMAELNRRKAYVFIHPASIPADAKPELPLPDFLAEFTFDTTRAAILLMTTGVLDRYPDIRFQLSHAGGTLPFLAGRLGVVSASPVGEIWPDTLPKVSLLHTEELLSRFYYDTALSSHPSAMGSALSVTDSSHIVFGSDWPFSQLTFRGSGDPAPRLQETFDIAGRLEVERDNQLRELPGLASRIG, from the coding sequence ATGAACCAGGACGATCACATCATCACCAGGCGAAGCATGATCCGTGCCGCTTCTGTCACCGCAGGCGCTGCGATCGCGGGCAAGACGGTGTTCGCGGGCGCCACCGCGGCCGCAGACACTGCCGGAGCCGACACCCCGGCCCCCGCGGATCCTCCGGCCGGGCGCTACCGCATCGACATGCACGCCCACTTCCTGCCTCCCCGATACCGCGAATCCCTGCTGGCGCACGGTCACTTTCTCATCGGCGGATATCCGCTCCCGGAGTGGTCACCCGAGGCCGCGGTGTCCTTCATGGACGACTGGGGCATCCAGGCCCAGGTTCTGTCGGTCTCGGATCCGGCGGTCGCGTTCGTGCGAGGCGCGGAGGCACACGACCTCGCCCGGTACTGCAATGACTACGCCTCCGATCTCATCGCACGCCAGGGCGATCGCTTCGGCGCTCTCGCGACCCTGCCGATGCCCGATGTCGCCGCCTCGATCAGCGAGCTCCACCACGCGCTCGACGTGCGAGGCCTCGACGGCGTCACGCTGCTCAGCGCGTACGACGGCATCTATCTCGGCGATCCGCGCTTCGAGCCCCTCATGGCCGAGCTCAATCGCCGAAAGGCGTACGTGTTTATCCACCCGGCGTCCATTCCCGCCGATGCAAAACCCGAACTCCCACTGCCCGATTTCCTCGCAGAGTTCACCTTCGACACCACCCGCGCGGCAATACTCTTGATGACGACGGGCGTGCTCGATCGCTACCCGGACATCAGGTTTCAGCTTTCTCACGCGGGAGGGACGCTGCCGTTTCTTGCAGGCAGGCTCGGCGTGGTCTCGGCCAGTCCGGTCGGGGAGATATGGCCGGACACCCTGCCCAAGGTGTCGCTGCTCCACACCGAGGAACTTCTCTCGCGCTTCTACTACGACACAGCTTTGAGCTCCCATCCGTCGGCGATGGGAAGTGCGCTATCGGTGACCGACTCATCCCACATCGTCTTCGGCTCCGACTGGCCATTCAGCCAGCTGACGTTCCGCGGTAGCGGCGACCCGGCGCCCCGCTTGCAGGAAACATTCGACATTGCAGGGCGGCTCGAGGTGGAACGCGACAACCAGCTCCGGGAGCTCCCGGGATTAGCTTCGCGGATCGGCTGA
- a CDS encoding YncE family protein, whose protein sequence is MYASPSRIAGRRALAGLFAAAMVVGGGSALSMSAANAQENPLGQITGSIGATQFAQECVALDAGLYQTAYSETENAVFVTRSVGRPPVTESTLTKVDADSLEVLDSVDPAVNDEASGARTAVYGVAVDDANGLVWTTNTRDNTVAVYDAKTLDLVKQFDAGLVDHARDVAVDPETGKAYVSAPTTDSGVIYEFDGTDLDAEPTVIELPELANTVSLDLDPATGALYTVDLGGPHAAKVDTRNDNEVTTYNLGDSVEAASGVTIDTENGNIWAIDQTTGSAVVVNEESGEVVENFETGEGALNAKYDDASGLVYVSNRTANNITVYDATTFEQVGDLPAGPNAELGQTPNHVSVDGKGNAFSVNKFAPEEGEGAGKNQLCRITPDGGPLGSVTGSLDELTGSLEGISEQAPAEDAPAEDAPAA, encoded by the coding sequence ATGTACGCATCACCATCTCGCATCGCCGGACGCCGAGCGCTCGCCGGACTCTTTGCCGCAGCCATGGTCGTCGGCGGTGGCTCCGCCCTGTCGATGTCGGCGGCCAACGCTCAGGAAAACCCGCTGGGGCAGATAACCGGTTCGATCGGTGCCACCCAGTTCGCGCAGGAGTGCGTGGCGCTCGACGCCGGGCTCTACCAAACCGCATACAGCGAGACCGAGAACGCCGTGTTCGTCACCCGTTCGGTCGGCCGTCCTCCGGTGACCGAGTCGACTCTCACCAAGGTCGACGCGGACTCCCTCGAGGTTCTCGACTCGGTCGACCCCGCCGTCAACGATGAGGCGAGCGGCGCGCGCACCGCCGTCTACGGTGTGGCAGTGGACGACGCTAACGGTCTCGTGTGGACGACCAACACCCGCGACAACACCGTCGCCGTGTACGACGCGAAGACCCTGGACCTCGTCAAGCAGTTCGACGCGGGCCTCGTCGACCACGCCCGCGATGTTGCCGTCGACCCGGAGACCGGGAAGGCGTACGTCTCGGCACCGACGACGGACTCCGGCGTCATCTACGAGTTCGACGGCACCGACCTCGACGCCGAGCCGACCGTGATCGAGCTGCCCGAGCTGGCGAACACCGTCTCGCTCGACCTCGACCCGGCCACCGGCGCGCTCTACACCGTCGACCTCGGCGGGCCGCACGCGGCGAAGGTCGACACTCGGAATGACAACGAGGTCACCACCTACAATCTCGGCGATTCGGTCGAGGCCGCTTCCGGCGTCACGATCGACACCGAGAACGGCAACATCTGGGCCATCGATCAGACCACTGGTAGCGCGGTCGTCGTCAACGAGGAGTCCGGCGAGGTCGTCGAGAACTTCGAGACCGGCGAGGGTGCCCTCAACGCGAAGTACGACGACGCAAGCGGCCTCGTCTACGTCTCGAACCGCACCGCGAACAACATCACCGTCTACGACGCGACGACCTTCGAGCAGGTCGGCGACCTCCCGGCCGGCCCGAACGCCGAGCTCGGCCAGACCCCGAACCACGTGAGCGTCGACGGCAAGGGCAATGCCTTCTCCGTCAATAAGTTCGCGCCGGAAGAGGGCGAGGGCGCCGGCAAGAACCAGCTGTGCCGCATCACCCCGGATGGCGGCCCGCTCGGCAGCGTGACCGGTTCGCTCGATGAGCTCACCGGCTCGCTCGAGGGGATCAGCGAGCAGGCTCCGGCCGAGGATGCTCCCGCCGAGGACGCCCCGGCTGCGTAA
- a CDS encoding TetR/AcrR family transcriptional regulator: MAREAGAQNSARVVPGAGHEKRRTKTRSALISAAMRLLAEGRQGVGIREITAEAGVGFGSFFNHFPGGKDELYSTAVREILDAFALTIAEATSDCSDPAEVFARSFRLTGRLAINNAALITPVLASGTELLVEDFPLRTAALNDIAEGIESGRFAPMDPEVHLASVGGALLGMIRLTAHRLGAGRTPISEDEIDLQAESVLRMLGLNAQDAADVVSRDLPGEDEINWDALRLP; encoded by the coding sequence ATGGCGCGTGAGGCTGGAGCGCAGAACTCCGCTCGAGTAGTTCCAGGTGCCGGGCACGAGAAGCGGCGCACAAAGACGCGGTCAGCACTTATTTCCGCGGCGATGCGGTTGCTCGCCGAAGGACGACAAGGCGTTGGGATTCGGGAGATCACCGCCGAGGCCGGCGTCGGATTCGGCTCATTCTTCAATCATTTCCCCGGAGGGAAGGACGAGCTGTATTCGACGGCGGTTCGCGAGATTCTCGACGCGTTCGCGCTTACCATCGCCGAGGCCACGTCCGATTGCTCCGACCCGGCCGAGGTATTTGCACGTTCATTTCGCCTGACCGGCAGGCTCGCTATCAATAACGCCGCGCTGATCACTCCCGTGCTCGCGAGCGGCACCGAGCTTCTCGTAGAAGACTTCCCGCTGCGAACCGCTGCTCTGAACGACATCGCAGAAGGCATCGAATCCGGCCGCTTCGCGCCGATGGACCCCGAGGTTCATCTCGCCTCCGTCGGCGGTGCACTGCTCGGGATGATTCGCCTCACCGCGCATCGTCTCGGCGCCGGTCGAACGCCGATCAGCGAGGACGAAATCGATCTACAGGCCGAATCCGTCCTTAGGATGCTCGGCCTGAACGCGCAGGACGCCGCCGACGTCGTTTCCCGAGACTTGCCGGGCGAGGACGAGATCAATTGGGACGCACTGAGGCTTCCTTAG
- a CDS encoding alpha/beta fold hydrolase has product MAALNERTIRVGARDLHVGSTGSGPAVVLLHGGGPGASGVANWSRNIDALAEHFTVHIPDMPGYGKSTKHIEHDDPFGDLAASIRGLLDELDIDKAHLVGNSYGGAAALRLALDRPDRVNRMVLNGPGGIGTTKAPPTKGLNALLGYYGGDGPSRKKMDDFIRTYLVADPGSVTDDVIEGRYQDSLDPEVIKNPPLRRPSGKNALRTLWRMDITRDRRLKSCEVPTLVMWGTEDKINRPSGGPALAHTMPHADLYLASGIGHWVQWEAPDLFNTMAIDFLRGEAGR; this is encoded by the coding sequence ATGGCAGCACTCAACGAACGCACGATTCGAGTAGGGGCGAGAGACCTCCACGTCGGCTCCACGGGGAGTGGACCGGCGGTCGTCCTCTTGCACGGCGGTGGCCCCGGCGCCAGTGGTGTGGCGAATTGGAGCCGCAACATCGACGCGCTCGCCGAACACTTCACCGTCCACATCCCGGACATGCCCGGCTACGGCAAGTCGACCAAGCACATCGAGCACGACGATCCCTTCGGTGACCTCGCCGCCTCGATTCGAGGGCTGCTGGACGAACTCGATATCGACAAAGCGCACCTCGTGGGCAACTCGTACGGCGGCGCCGCGGCGCTCCGCCTGGCTCTCGATCGTCCGGATCGGGTGAACCGCATGGTGCTCAACGGACCCGGTGGAATAGGCACCACCAAGGCTCCGCCGACCAAGGGGCTCAACGCGCTGCTGGGCTATTACGGCGGCGATGGCCCGAGCCGGAAGAAGATGGACGACTTCATCCGCACGTATCTCGTCGCAGACCCCGGGAGCGTCACCGACGACGTCATCGAGGGGCGCTACCAGGATTCCCTCGACCCGGAGGTCATCAAGAACCCGCCTCTGCGTCGCCCCTCCGGCAAGAACGCGCTGCGCACTCTGTGGCGTATGGATATCACCCGCGACCGTCGCCTCAAGTCCTGCGAGGTCCCGACCCTCGTCATGTGGGGAACCGAGGACAAGATCAATCGCCCATCCGGAGGACCCGCCCTCGCGCACACCATGCCCCACGCCGATCTATACCTGGCCTCGGGAATCGGACACTGGGTCCAATGGGAAGCGCCGGATTTGTTCAACACGATGGCCATTGACTTCCTCCGCGGTGAGGCCGGCCGATGA
- a CDS encoding bifunctional 3-(3-hydroxy-phenyl)propionate/3-hydroxycinnamic acid hydroxylase, whose amino-acid sequence MSAQPETPDCDVCIVGLGPTGLMMAHLMALRGLRVTVLEREPERYGMARAVYTDDQCLRIMQTAGLVDELHREMRADLPVRWLRKRDSTLAVIHDPRRTYGWPTANFLYQPAFEGRLEDALGRYPQVEVLRGRELVGLEQDADGVTARHQECTGTDYGKSSPRLTEGSQQELRARYLVACDGGRSAVREDFLQISMSGKAFPQRWLVIDLRAKEGAEPFAHLPFFDFHCDPELPVVSCPQPFNRHRFEFMLHDHDATEDFEQPGKALELLADFVDTDSVVLDRQLVYTFKALVADRWRDRRVFLAGDAAHMTPQFIGQGMNAGIRDADNLSWKLAEVIGGHADPVILDSYESERRPHAKAMMNLSVLNKVLVSTGNPVLTTLRDRVIPVARRTPGAATWLRQSRMKPRPRFRRGTFVGLPRAVHALDGQLFPQPPVRDAHGHAVRFDDAIGHGWSVIGIDVDPRRLLGLSERQDSTTPEPTWVDLLPAGRSAEVGPGVLPLELADSEVSRWLDKHGVMAGSIVVLRPDRFVWGVVIPGDDESFRRTVDFLTTIPPGLRSHPRTPRAVAAQSH is encoded by the coding sequence ATGAGCGCACAACCCGAAACCCCCGATTGCGACGTCTGCATCGTCGGTCTCGGCCCGACCGGGCTGATGATGGCTCACCTCATGGCCCTTCGCGGCCTTCGAGTCACGGTTCTCGAGCGAGAGCCCGAACGCTACGGGATGGCGCGTGCGGTCTACACCGATGACCAGTGCCTGCGGATCATGCAAACAGCAGGCCTCGTGGACGAACTCCACCGCGAAATGCGCGCCGATCTGCCCGTGCGTTGGCTCCGCAAGAGGGATTCGACGCTCGCCGTCATCCACGATCCGCGCCGCACCTACGGGTGGCCCACCGCCAACTTCCTCTACCAACCGGCATTCGAGGGCAGGCTCGAGGACGCGCTCGGCCGCTACCCGCAGGTCGAGGTTCTCCGCGGGCGCGAGCTCGTCGGCCTCGAGCAGGATGCGGACGGCGTCACCGCCCGCCACCAGGAATGCACCGGTACGGATTACGGAAAATCGTCCCCTCGACTCACCGAGGGGTCCCAGCAGGAGCTCCGCGCCAGATACCTTGTCGCCTGTGACGGCGGACGGTCGGCAGTCCGCGAGGACTTTCTGCAGATTTCGATGTCGGGTAAAGCGTTTCCGCAGCGCTGGCTCGTCATCGATCTGCGCGCCAAGGAGGGAGCCGAACCGTTCGCCCACCTGCCGTTCTTCGATTTCCACTGCGACCCCGAACTGCCCGTGGTGAGCTGCCCGCAGCCGTTCAATCGCCACCGCTTCGAGTTCATGCTCCACGACCACGACGCCACCGAGGACTTCGAACAACCCGGCAAGGCGTTGGAGCTTCTTGCCGATTTCGTCGACACCGATAGCGTCGTTCTCGATCGGCAGCTCGTGTACACGTTCAAGGCTCTCGTCGCCGATCGTTGGCGCGACCGCCGCGTGTTCCTTGCCGGCGACGCCGCGCACATGACCCCGCAGTTCATCGGCCAGGGCATGAACGCCGGGATCCGCGACGCCGACAATCTCTCGTGGAAGCTCGCCGAGGTCATCGGGGGCCACGCGGATCCCGTCATCCTCGACTCGTACGAGTCCGAGCGCCGTCCGCACGCCAAGGCGATGATGAACCTCTCGGTGCTCAACAAGGTCCTCGTGAGCACGGGGAACCCGGTACTCACGACGCTTCGCGACCGGGTCATCCCGGTAGCGCGCCGAACGCCGGGGGCGGCGACGTGGCTCCGCCAGTCGCGGATGAAGCCGCGCCCCCGTTTCCGGCGGGGCACTTTCGTTGGTCTTCCCCGCGCTGTCCATGCCCTCGATGGACAGCTGTTCCCGCAGCCGCCCGTGCGCGACGCGCACGGACACGCCGTCCGCTTCGACGACGCCATCGGTCATGGCTGGTCGGTAATCGGGATTGACGTCGACCCGCGTCGCCTGCTCGGCCTCTCCGAGCGCCAGGACTCTACGACGCCCGAGCCGACGTGGGTCGATCTTCTTCCGGCCGGTAGGTCTGCGGAGGTCGGCCCCGGCGTGCTTCCGCTGGAGCTCGCCGACTCCGAGGTATCCCGCTGGCTCGATAAACACGGAGTCATGGCCGGCTCCATCGTCGTGCTCCGCCCGGACAGGTTCGTGTGGGGAGTCGTTATTCCCGGCGACGACGAATCGTTCCGCCGAACCGTCGATTTTCTCACCACCATCCCTCCCGGCTTGCGCAGTCACCCGCGCACACCGCGCGCGGTCGCCGCGCAATCTCACTAA
- a CDS encoding dienelactone hydrolase family protein, whose translation MGYISVETADGPAEAYLASAREEAAPGVILYMDALGLRPQIAEMCERIAGWGYAVLAPNVFHREGSVAELAPRADMRTPEGRDEVIAAAKPRIGRLDTDRAERDVDAYVRGLRSLAEVRDGRVATVGFCMGARLALRTAGRHPDSVALAAGFHGGGLVTGDSDSPHLAIASARAALLFGHADNDPGMTPENAATLDAAARDAGLQSSSAIYPDAPHGYTMADTVMYQEQGAERAFAELREALGRHLPA comes from the coding sequence ATGGGATACATCAGTGTCGAGACGGCCGACGGTCCTGCGGAGGCGTATCTCGCGTCCGCTAGGGAAGAGGCGGCGCCCGGCGTCATCCTCTATATGGATGCGCTTGGCTTGCGCCCGCAGATCGCCGAGATGTGTGAGCGCATCGCGGGGTGGGGCTACGCGGTGCTCGCGCCGAACGTTTTCCACCGCGAGGGCTCTGTGGCCGAGCTCGCGCCGCGCGCCGACATGCGCACCCCCGAGGGGCGCGACGAGGTGATCGCCGCTGCGAAGCCGCGCATCGGAAGGCTCGACACCGACCGCGCCGAGCGAGACGTCGACGCCTACGTCCGCGGCCTGCGCTCGCTCGCCGAGGTGCGCGATGGCCGGGTCGCGACCGTCGGGTTCTGCATGGGTGCGCGCCTCGCGCTCCGTACGGCCGGCCGCCACCCGGACTCCGTCGCGCTCGCCGCGGGCTTCCACGGCGGTGGGCTCGTCACGGGCGACTCCGACAGCCCGCACCTCGCCATCGCCTCGGCCCGGGCCGCGCTGCTCTTCGGCCATGCGGACAACGACCCGGGTATGACGCCGGAGAACGCCGCCACCTTGGACGCAGCCGCCCGCGACGCCGGTCTCCAGAGTTCGAGCGCGATCTACCCGGACGCGCCGCACGGGTACACGATGGCCGACACCGTCATGTATCAGGAGCAGGGGGCGGAGCGCGCGTTCGCCGAGCTTCGAGAGGCTCTCGGCCGCCACCTGCCGGCGTAG
- a CDS encoding ATP-binding cassette domain-containing protein encodes MIEVSNLTKRYGQKTAVQDLTFSVKPGRVTGFLGPNGAGKSTTMRMILGLDNPTTGHALVDGKPFADHQHPSRVAAALLDATWVHPSRPARAHLEAQAAYGNIPASRVNEVLDLVGLRQVAKKKVGGFSLGMRQRLGLASAMLGDPKVLMFDEPVNGLDPEGILWVRNFMKARAKEGRTVLVSSHLLSEMALTAEDLIVIGKGKLRAQTSVHDLVATQEATILVRTPDATAFAEVLRHNGFDPQSTGEAQQIAVKGKNIEQVGQLAFDNNVLLHQLYLDQPSLEQAFMALTQDDVEYRTGEPIADDAGQVGGGQAGAGQGAGGPVNPGQQFAPGQQNFPQQGGRR; translated from the coding sequence ATGATTGAAGTTAGCAATCTAACGAAGAGATACGGCCAGAAAACCGCCGTGCAGGACCTCACGTTCAGCGTGAAGCCCGGCCGCGTGACCGGCTTCCTCGGGCCGAACGGCGCAGGTAAGTCGACCACGATGCGGATGATCCTCGGCCTCGACAACCCGACTACCGGCCACGCGCTCGTCGACGGCAAGCCGTTCGCGGATCACCAGCACCCGTCCAGGGTCGCCGCTGCGCTGCTCGATGCGACGTGGGTGCACCCGAGTCGCCCGGCGCGCGCGCACCTCGAGGCGCAGGCGGCGTACGGCAACATCCCGGCCTCCCGGGTCAACGAGGTGCTCGACCTCGTGGGCCTTCGGCAGGTCGCGAAGAAGAAGGTCGGCGGGTTCTCGCTCGGCATGCGCCAGCGCCTCGGCCTCGCCTCCGCGATGCTCGGAGACCCCAAGGTCCTCATGTTCGACGAGCCCGTCAATGGCCTCGACCCCGAGGGCATCCTGTGGGTCCGCAACTTCATGAAGGCCCGCGCCAAGGAAGGCAGGACCGTGCTGGTCTCCAGCCACCTGCTCTCGGAGATGGCGCTGACGGCGGAGGACCTCATCGTTATCGGTAAGGGCAAGCTCCGTGCGCAGACCTCGGTCCACGACCTCGTCGCCACCCAGGAGGCAACGATCCTCGTCCGCACGCCGGACGCGACAGCGTTCGCGGAGGTCCTACGCCACAACGGCTTCGACCCGCAATCGACGGGCGAGGCGCAGCAGATCGCCGTCAAGGGCAAGAACATCGAGCAGGTCGGCCAGCTCGCATTCGACAACAACGTACTGCTGCACCAGCTCTACCTCGACCAGCCGAGCCTGGAGCAGGCGTTCATGGCGCTGACCCAGGACGATGTCGAGTACCGCACGGGCGAGCCGATCGCCGACGATGCCGGCCAGGTCGGCGGCGGCCAGGCCGGCGCCGGTCAGGGCGCTGGCGGTCCCGTGAATCCCGGGCAGCAGTTCGCCCCCGGACAGCAGAACTTCCCCCAGCAAGGAGGCCGGCGATGA
- a CDS encoding VOC family protein → MSIDAETTQEHPAPDADLFGAVKLGYLVVDTMKFADWRRFGADAIGLHVDELTRDTMRFRLDERTCRVLVRRGTREDVVAVGWQADDHHTLDTILARVRAAGLPVTEPSAEECALRGVDRLYRFPGPNGLASEVFVRAAETTEPLRMLQQGFVTGDGGMGHIALTARHPERTRAYYDAIFNARLSDWIHENISGLMMRIRFLRVNERHHSIAIAGLQRLRINPIPTAVQHFNTQVESLDDMLAAYERVIAHGFKMQWSVGQHTNDRELSFYAITPSGFEWELGWDPIVFTPELEKTWAPRTYDSISIWGHTQVGGVIAQRLVQAGFGAKSLLVDDEALVFGEGGKSR, encoded by the coding sequence ATGAGCATCGACGCAGAAACCACCCAAGAGCACCCGGCCCCCGATGCCGACCTGTTCGGCGCGGTCAAGCTCGGCTACCTGGTTGTCGACACCATGAAGTTCGCGGACTGGCGCCGATTCGGTGCCGACGCGATCGGGTTGCACGTCGACGAGCTCACGCGCGACACCATGCGCTTCCGTCTCGACGAGCGCACGTGTCGCGTGCTCGTTCGTCGTGGCACTCGTGAAGATGTCGTCGCCGTCGGTTGGCAGGCCGACGACCACCACACTCTCGACACCATCCTCGCCCGCGTCAGAGCCGCCGGGCTCCCCGTCACCGAACCGTCCGCCGAGGAATGCGCCCTCCGCGGCGTCGATCGGCTTTATCGATTCCCCGGCCCCAACGGCCTCGCCTCGGAGGTCTTCGTCCGCGCTGCCGAAACCACCGAGCCTCTACGGATGTTGCAACAGGGGTTTGTCACCGGCGACGGGGGCATGGGGCACATCGCTCTCACCGCCCGCCACCCGGAACGTACCCGCGCCTACTACGACGCCATCTTCAACGCCCGGCTCTCGGACTGGATCCACGAGAATATCTCCGGCTTGATGATGCGCATCCGCTTCCTGCGCGTCAACGAACGGCACCATTCCATCGCCATCGCCGGCCTCCAGCGCCTTCGAATCAACCCGATCCCTACGGCTGTGCAGCACTTCAACACGCAGGTCGAGTCCCTCGACGACATGCTCGCCGCCTACGAGCGCGTCATCGCGCACGGCTTCAAGATGCAATGGAGCGTCGGTCAGCACACCAACGATCGCGAATTGTCCTTCTATGCGATCACACCGTCGGGCTTCGAGTGGGAGCTCGGTTGGGACCCCATTGTCTTCACGCCCGAACTCGAGAAAACGTGGGCGCCGCGTACCTATGACTCGATCTCGATCTGGGGCCACACCCAGGTCGGTGGCGTCATCGCGCAGCGTCTCGTGCAGGCGGGTTTCGGGGCGAAATCCCTTCTTGTTGACGACGAAGCGCTCGTTTTCGGAGAGGGAGGTAAGTCTCGATGA